The sequence below is a genomic window from Silene latifolia isolate original U9 population chromosome 7, ASM4854445v1, whole genome shotgun sequence.
GAGACCACTGCGGAGGTGAATTGCATTAAGTGTCTCGATAGGAgcctcacatttgcttgaagaattggcgacttggTTAGCCGCTAAAATCTCTAACTGCTTTGCAAAATTCTTTCTAGATTCAATCCCAGCTTCTTCTATTTTCGtgacttgaaccaaaagagctcggattatttctctcaattccgcggtctcatCTGAGTTATGAACAGGAATTTCAATTTCTCTCTCGGAAACCTTAGAAGTCTCGAGCTTTTCGAGCCGGGCTGTAATAGAAGCTATGAGTGTcgcaacggcactcatttcatcactttgctttcgcgAGTTTCCACGcgaactcccaaactcagctctatggactgccatctcctcaataatgttccaacctttattctgaccagtattattttggaacctaccattcgcagctgcatccaggataaccttgtagtcatcatataaagaattgtagaataagttgcaaaggtaccactgctggaaaccgtggtgagggacagaccgaaccaaactcttgaaacgtccccatgcttcacaaaattcctcatcaggtccttgctggaaatttgtaattttgcttctcaaggcatcagtctttgcgagtgggaagtattttttgtagatagctaatgctagagatgtccaatccATGACTtcagctgctaccctatcaaggtagcgataccaatctcgcgcagaatccttcaaggagtataagaacatcatcccctttacttcatcttgggtcACCCGGTAATGCAGACAGGGTATGGAACAATGAgagtccgtgaaaatttccatatgcttcaaaggatcctcgtccggtagaccagcaaactgatttcgctccactaaatcgatatagGAGGAACGGAATTCGAAATGACCATGAGTGGGCGTGGGTAAATCGTATCCCTTTGGAACATGCTGCACTTGTGGCTGAAGATTATCATATATTATAGTCATGATCGCGAAACggagagtactcaagccttcctctcaaaaatctgtcctctaactgtgcaaaagcaaaactagaagcaagagtaagcaacgacctcaaggaaccaaagttccttgagacaaaaaaaataaactaaaaataaagcaaacagaattacaccgtctccccggcaacggcgccaaaatttcataccgtcgttttgtatcaaaattaaatttataaatccgaactaaaactatagctagtgatagtaagggtcgaaccacagagagacaaaatcaattctatttgctattttcagtctaaaaatgtaacaattgtggaggggggggggggttggttgATTGATTCTCTACTAACTACTGAAAATTAAATGAAGTTTAAGTAGATAATAAAAGGTAGctaggaatttcggttcaccatggcttaaggGTCAGTCTAGTAAAGTCAAGAtctgtccaataccgtctcaTGATGTCAAATAGGTCGTCTAAGTCCCTATTCAAATTAAGCCTTTCGGTCTCTTTTCCACCCTAGAAAGAAACTAAATTACTTTCGCTCTATAGTCCTTccaattacttgtaagaaatctAACTCCGCTAATTTCTCAATCTAGCAAAGGGGTAAAATCTCACAGTAGTAAATAAGAccggtacgggttcaacctagacttaataaaatcatctcatgacgccatggattccctaattcctagcataggAATTTTTCCTACGCATGATTAAAATTATAACAATTGCAAACTTAAAGACATACAAtgaaattgacatgattgaattgaaaATTAAATAGAAGATTAAAACTGAATTACTTGAAAATAAATTGGTAACAACGGAAATTAAAAGGACAAGAATAAAGGAAGATTGAAATTAAATTAAAGCTTACTGAAGAAATTGATGAACAAACAATTAATTCGAATCCGAGCCTCCACTTCGTGtctccaaaactagatctaaaacttcagttgttgaataataaaaagcataacctaaattattgttgccttctactgataaacgttctccccaaaagttaattacaagtgggctttcaaAAGTCTAACGCATAAAGTAAATCACAAGTTTgcggcctggtcgatcgactgggtggcacggtcgatcgaccaccccgaTCTGATCTTTGCCTCTTTGCTTTGAACTTCCACGGTCGATTGAtggagatgttggtcgatcgaccaactatcttTGTCAAGATAACTTCCTTTTCTCTTCCAATCAGCCTCTTCACTtcatgcacgcatcccaaggtgagcaagtccgaactcccatcttccaagtttccataaagttgcttccggaggacgatttaagcttgatttagcttacttccactcattcctacaataaatcatagaaattctaaagtaaaccgtttcgggagaaatagtagctttaagctaacaaatacgcatagaaatacgtgccaaaaatgcaaataaagtgtatagaatatgcacgtatcaatacACACATCACCTTCTCCGACCACCCATactcctctgactgcccgaaggtccagtcctgccagattaccaatcgcaaccagtaatcctcgccgccagtgggggaccgcagccgtacccaccaaatccccgctcatcaatcccgagcgaaaacccatgttccttaatgtgcatatcccctcctttggcgggttccacaaagggcaaatcaagggcgtgaatccactcccgcaagtgactccactcagccgaggacgcgcctcgcaaaccatagacaaacaaacaacaaccaactacaaccAATCCACACTACCAATCATAACACCAAATACAACCAGATTCTATAAACAACATACTatacaaccaacagtactgagtagaaaAACCTACCTCTAACAAACCGCAGCGATACCGCACACGACCATACGatgacaagcaaccaccataaccacctataacaaacagtttgaccatctattactactatcACAACCACAAACGAAAGCAAggaggacgatgatgatgatgatgacaacatacctatacatagcattccggcgacaagaccgctacccgattcatgcttcccatccccatggtgtctcaactCTCAAAAGCTCCAAAAGGATGAATATAGATGAATGGATAGAGAggtgacgacatctaggtttaggagaaaagaaaatgaaatgattTGATTTCACAATATCACGATTTATATTTCCCCGTTGAACTCccgtaactcgatcgagtgtgtaacttactcgatcgagtgacctctactcgatcgagtgactgagctactcgatcgagtagcctccgctagatcgagcctCCTGAAATCAAAAGGGTTACTACGTCACAAGGTgaactcgtaaggtttccgaaggtctagaaaagtgtctaaggtcagtcaacgatggtcaatgggtccctaaaaggacgagtATTACAATACCTGGGTAATTAGCTCAGTGAAAGGTTTAGTTACCTGAAGATTTTTGACGACCTCCAAAAATTTACCGAATTGCTGCTCGACTTTTGTGTTCTTTAGGCGCCCCGAAAAAGATACCTTGATGACCTTCCCCATTTCGACATTGCcacaacaataaaaaaacaaacagatTGATGTCAGATAAAATGACTATTACAAATCCTAATTTAAAAAACATAAAAGGTTAAATCTAATAGAGGATGTTTGGAAAAGATAGAAGAAAGATTAATGGAGTAGAGGTTACCTGACTCGACATATTCAAAGAGAGAGAGAACGAGAATCCAAATGGATGAAACAAGAAAAATAAAGATGGAAGAAAGATTAATAGGATTGGTGAGTCTTCTATTTGAATAACATATAAGGAAGATGGTATGGTCAAAATATGAAGTAAAAGTATTACTTAaagataaattttgaaatgaatgaCTGAGATTCTTTCTTTTTTGCTACTTTAATAAAATGGTAGTGATATATACCCAAACATAATATTAGATAGCAGtttatttaggaaaattacttAGATAGCAGTCAGTTAATGGGCCGGACCATGGTTCAAAAGTTTTCAAAAAAGTCCCTGTTATGGTAGAGACATGATTTATACACAACCAAATCACAGTTTTGGCCCGAAAAAAATTTAAAAGAGCGTAACTTAAAAAAACAAGGTTAACTTTGTGATTTGTTTTGCCATTCATACTAATAGAGTAATAGCAGCGGTGGATCAAGGGGCTAGCGGTGAAAGgtgagcaaaaaatccgattatccgaACTGATCCGATATTCGACCGGATCCGATCCGAAAAagtggatatctgatccgaaaaacagttcggatcagatatccgatccgaaaattTCGCATACGGATCAAATATCGAATAGTTTAAAAAATTTCGGATATCCGATAACcgatagtttattagatttatgaCTACATATGATTTATTAACACTAAATTTTGTTCTAGTCCAATGTCCGAAAAAGAAATTTACTgggatataaaagtaaggaagaTTTAGAGTCAAATTATTGTAAAAGGTTTACATTGAAAATTGATTTCTAAGATAAAGAAAAATACATAGAAAGTAATAGTCTTGAAATCGGATCGAATAACGGATATTTGGATATCTGAACCGAAATTTTCGGATACTTAAAATCGGATATCTGAATGTTTCGGATAAAATATcggataatgaaatttgtgaattTCGGATAcagatatccgatccgaaatcgATTTCGGATCGGATATATGATCCATGCTCTGCCCTGCTAGCAGGAGCGTTCGTCCCTGCAGACGATCGAAAATTTTAAAgcttttagttaaaattttcaagATGTTTCGTATTTTCCTTAGACTATTATCCGTTTTCCCATTGAGATTTTCACCCCATGCTGAGATTAATTCTTGGTTCCGTCCCTGAGTAATAGGATTACGAAATTAGAAACTAGGAGGGCCAGTTGTTAAAGATTAGTAAGTAGCGTTGAGTAGGGACTAGGGTAGTAAATTGGTAATGGGCCTCACCAAACTACCTTTCATAAGTGTCCAAAAAGATCCAACTCCCAAAAGAATAAGATATACTCCCTATTAAAAGGCAGAGGTTAGCCACCATTTTTCCTTGGCCCCACATTTGTATTTGAGCACATGTCAAAATTCATCTTACATTATTCTTCACTACTATCATCACGTATTAAAGTGGCTGATGTGATGTGAGTAGTAAAAACTCTCTAAATAAGTAATTAATAAATCTGACTATTGTGTATGAAAAAGACAAACTTAAAAGAAATTAATCTATTAAATTATTTTCAATACTCCGAAAAAAATTACCCCAACTGTCGAACACCAAACAAAAAGGTCATCATATAACGTAAACAATCACCACTAATGTTTTGTCAACTTCGACCATGTACTACGCCTAATGAAAAAGAAGTGACTTTGACTCCCATTTTATAATCCACAATTTTTTTGACATCCTGCCGTTTCTTTTAGAATGTGTGAAGAGCAATATTACAAATAACACAATTACGGAAAAAAAATCGGCGAATACACTTTAGGAATGCGGCGTTATAATCAGGATCCTTCGTTTCATTTTTGTGTTTCATCTTATGTTCCACTGCTTTACTCTTTTAACATCTCATTCTTTTATCATATCTAAATAGGAGTAAGTACTTTTTATATTTAATCTTTATGCCCTAAAACTTTTGAGAGACGGTATCTCAATAAGATATTGAAAGACCATTTTATCATACCCATTTTTGTACTTTTAGTAAGCATGTTATCATTAATTCTAACTTAAAATGTCACTTTTATTTGGTCCATgttttcataataataattaccATACTTATTTTTATTATATATTGTAATCATATTTATTGGTACCTCATTCTATAATGTTCGTactcattttattgttttttgtaCCATTTTCCCATCAATTTGTAATTGATCTCTCAATTCAGAGACCGTCTTCTAGGAGACTTACTCATCTTTATGTATCAAATGAAGAGGCAGTGAGACAAAAGATGGAAAAACGAAAAATTATAATTAAGACACTACAAAAAAAAACGTTTCGATGCGACGGACACATTGCGACGGGATTGGCATATTTGCGACGGAGTTTTCCGTCGCTATGGACCTTTTCTTTGTAGTGAGACATATTCCCTCTCTCAtaatttcatttatttacctttagttaaaatacgtaaaaaaaaaaattgagacttAGGGAGTAATTGTTTACCTTATATTACCGAAGTCATTATTTATTCACTTTATTTTATGATGATTCACACTGAAATAGTCAAAACATAAATTGATCATTGTGTTAACGTGACACTACTTGCTATGCTAGTACCAGAAGATGCATCGAATCTTAAACATTATACAGAATTACTGCCCTATTTTAAGATGTACTCCATTGGAGAACCATTTATTTCTTATTATAAGTCTTTTTCATGTATTAACATTTTTCGTTAATTGGATCATTTCAAATGACGAATCTTTTGTTTAATAATTTTCACACAGGGTAAAAGTAAAAGCAAATAAATAACTTAGACAGATGAATTATTGTGTCAATGTGCTTTATCGAATAAGTGAATTATTGTGTCAACGTGCTTTATCGAATAAGTGAAACGACATAAAACTAATCTTTAAAGTAAGAAAAGTGTAGAATACATGCATAACAAAAACTAAATAATACGAAAATGATTGACAATACTAAAATACAATATTTGGCTAAAAACGTATGGTTCCACTATTATAAATGGTTAccaaaaataggaaaaaaaaaacttacatGAATAATTTGTTGGGGTGTGTAAGTGGCTTACAAAAGAAGAACTCTTAATAATTTATAATGAAGCTAGTGCCTCACAAAAAATGTCTAgaataatttaaatttaaatacGGTGAAAATGCTAATGCCTTACGATTTTTGGTCTTGTATTTTCACTGACTTATTTTCCATTATATTATTTTCCAATGCAATAATCTgcaaataatatttataatatgaGCAGAATTTGGAAAGTAAAAAATGGTCCAAATTTCTACTTCTATAGTCATTATGTCCAaaaattttttcctttttttcctttttcctttttagaAATTCCAAAGGCACGTGTCATGGTAAAGTGATGTATCATAAATATCCTCTTCATTATATCCACAATAATTATCGGGTTGTGAAACGGTATGATATTCACCGGTCAAATAATCATCAAACCCGGTAAAATACCCGTACTCAGATACATAATTACCCGACCCGAGTGTCGCACTTAAACTCAACTGCTCGTGAAAAGACATTTCTGCCCTCGTCATTTCACTATCCATTTGGACCGTGCCTTCAGAAATTGTTGGTGAATAAGTAGTAACCATAGACTCAACTAGTTCCGGTTCTTGAGTTGCTGTTGCGGCCAGGTTCGCGAACCTGGCTGCAGCAGCTTGAATTTCCGAACGACTCATTGATTGACCCCCTGGAATATCAGGCGGGTCATTCGGAAAATTAAAATTAGCTGACTTTCCACGTAAGCAAAATTGTGCAGCGTCGAATGCACGTGCTGCTTTTTCGGCCGTGTCATATGATCCTAACCAAATCCTCTCCCGACTATTCGGGAGACGGATTTCGGACACCCATTTTCCCCATTTCCTTAATCGCACACCCGTATACTTACACGACGACTTCTTCGATGTGTCCGGTGATGACGACGACGACGAAGGGTTGTCGTTTTTGTTTAAAGTAATATTATAAGTATCCATTAAAAGTTGCAATTTTTATTTGAGTGTGTATGTAGTGTAATGTTGAAGCAGAGGAAGAATGGTGTCAATGATGGGTGTTAACAAATAATGGGGTATTTTAATGGTATTTATACGCATTGTTTGCGTTGAAAATAATGGGGTTCGGGAAGATCAAGGGTCAACACTCTAAACGAAGCGTGTAGTCAGAGGCAGAGAGGGGGAGAGGGACACGTGGAGGGAGATTAGAGAGGTTATATAGGTAAAGGAAAATTGTACGCGGTTGATGGTTTTTATTTGTGTTTGTGTTACTGGAAGTTAAAAGCACGTGAGAGTCGATTTTAAACGGTTTACATGATTTTCAAACCAATTTCATCAACTCCTCGCTTCCGTCCCTGAAAAAGTGGAGAAATATTACCCTATTTGAAATAACGGTAAATTACTCTTCAAAATGGATTTAAATTAGGA
It includes:
- the LOC141591206 gene encoding ethylene-responsive transcription factor ERF017-like, coding for MDTYNITLNKNDNPSSSSSSPDTSKKSSCKYTGVRLRKWGKWVSEIRLPNSRERIWLGSYDTAEKAARAFDAAQFCLRGKSANFNFPNDPPDIPGGQSMSRSEIQAAAARFANLAATATQEPELVESMVTTYSPTISEGTVQMDSEMTRAEMSFHEQLSLSATLGSGNYVSEYGYFTGFDDYLTGEYHTVSQPDNYCGYNEEDIYDTSLYHDTCLWNF